The Mytilus edulis chromosome 4, xbMytEdul2.2, whole genome shotgun sequence nucleotide sequence gttgccttttgttggctgttgttcgtgtgattctttgttaattgtgttctccaatttatttatattgtagtcctgtgttgtcattttgatgttatatttcacatggtcataaaagtgcgaggtttggcatgccacaaaaccaggttcaacccaccattttttcctttaaaaatgccctgtaccaagtcaggaatatggtcattgttatattatagttcgtttctgtgtgtattacattataacgttgtgtcgtttgttttctcttatttttgagtgtaaattcacattgcgataagacgtgtcacggtacttgtctatcccaaactcatgtatttggttttgatgttatatatattattctcgtgggattttgtctatgtgtgttacattttagtgttatgtcgttgttctcctcttatatttaatgcgtttccctcggttttagtttgttatcccgattttgttttttgtccatggatttatgagttttgaacagcggtatactactgttgcctttattggatCAATATatgttgcaataacttgtttctaTATCCACtgttaacaaatatgtttaaactactgagcaaatcccataccgcatagttagatATTAAAGGCACTAgttctgaaatgacaaatgtataacaatttaaacgagaaggCTAACGGCATAGGTTACaagtttgtttatataaaaaaaaaacgaaaacaaatggTCCAGAGTTGGTTAACATTGTCAATTAATGTAAGGGAAAATTCAGTGTTATGCCATTTTCAGGcattttcaaacataaaaaaaaattaggataAAACAAGCAACAAATAATGATGATATTAGTTGAAATTTcggaaaaaaaaatctgaatataactttatataaCATTCCCCAtggtgaacaaaataaacaacgTAGATTcgtcaatttattttatatttaaaaatagctgATGCGTTTGAGTTTATTTAAACGAAAGGCTAAATCCATGTTGTTTTCAAACACTAATCGACGAGGAAGACGATTAAACTGAAACTGCAACAAAGATGTTTTCTCTTCGATGAGTAAAGCCGAAAAGATTCTTTAGCTTCTCACTACACGTAATAatgtatgtatataatgtttAGGTTACAAGTGTCTCTTTGGTATGAAGTATAGCGATTGattctttcaaaaacaaaattaattgtgTTTGTTAGTTAATTTCAAAGAGTGCTAGGTACATCTTTATCAGTAAAAGTAAATATCTTGTTTATGTGAATTTGTTCAggtgttttatatatataccatcTGAGAATATTAtcacttttttttatagatgCCATTATATGTGACGAGCCGAAATATAAAGGAAATGGACCACCTATATTTATTTGCAGGTCTGCTTCCAGTAAAAACAACCTTTATAAATGCGTTTTTGGCAGTAGATGTTTATCGTCTAAACTTACAGACACTATGAATATCATAACAAGATTTAAATTATTATACCCACAAATAGCTGCTGATGACGGTAAAATACTTCTGGAGTTTGGTTTAACCTCTTTAATGCCTGGTGGTTGGAATATAATTGTAAGAGGCCAAAGGTGTATGGAAAAACTCGGATTATGTCTATATGTCCATGTACTAAATAACGTATGGACAAAACTGGAACACGTTAGATATAAACAGATGTCCGAATATGTAAAAGTAGACATAACACTTGAACTTCATCAATCAAACTTTGTTCTTCTCTCAttccttaaaaaaatatacacattaaatACATCAAACGATTTATGTATGGACGATCTTTATCCAGTGTTTGGATTTTACAACACACACCTTATCAATATTTCACAAACAGTTTATTCCAAGAAGGAAATACGCTTCAACGACACTACTGTTGATCCGCACCTATTTATTTCTGAGGATAGCACTACAATATCGACTTGCAAATTACCGGATAAAGGCAAACCTCCTTCTTTTTGGGGAAGTGTCCTTTTTTGCATTCCAATAGCAGTGTGCATTGCATGTATTTATAGTTTTAGCAGGACTTATAATGAACCTATTCGTAGTCGGTGAAATTCAATATGGCTTTCATGATGCTCGAAGAAGCCAACGATATTCAAACAGGACTAAAAGAATTAAGTTTTAGGTCAACAGTaataacaaaatatcaataaagaaaacaaatcataaaTGCTTCATTATTAATgccaagaaagataactcatcatgtatgaaatttaaaatatccaaCTATAAACCACCATGAAAAACTATCTGCATATATGTACGGTCAATACTAATGGCCTACagcaacatgaaaaaaataaataaaatagtaagtTGGACcagacaaggatttgtatagtaagaaggattggaatctcgcgGTTTATCGTAATCTCTTCCGCGGCAAGACTTCAGTACTCGCCACTATTACTACTGTGTATAACGACAGTTGACAATGTGTTTGTATATTAacttctgtatttttttattttcagtcaatTGTCAAAGAAATTAACAAACATCTTTCTCTTGTAAATAATGTCATTATAGCTTTATGCGAATTTGCATCTTCGGAAACCATCAATGTGCAAAAccatttttgtgacaaaaaagaACTGACCACACATTTCAGGACGAATTACTGCATTGCGTGTTATAAATTATcaatgcaagaaaaaaaaaattaattgtactAAAAACATTACATCTTTAAATCCACTTTGGTTTCTTATCAGAACACttatatcaatttgtgcatgatTTAATAGGGCAACTTTATAGTGTCAGCTCTCTGTCATACATGTATAACGGCCGCTCAAGTAGTCAGTCATGGAATTATTCATGgttatgtattatacatgtataatacagaaattaacttGAAAAGAGCGACTTGTCATATATCAAAGAAGACTATCTTTTTCTGATTGTACATTGGTACACTTTCATATGAGGTACGTAACAGCAGTTTACATCAAGTATTAAAAACAAAAGCAATACTTTTCTGTTTGTAACTTTCATGCTTTCTAGGTCTAAACTGTAGCGTCTAtagatatttatcaataaatgtcttTGTAAACATAACTAAAATGTTCATTGTTTAACAGTAGatattttttgtacaattttgccttGTATTGACTTTATAGCGCACAATtactaatatacatgtacaacactGACTTTTTTCTATCAAGGATAGATTGAATAATTGCTTACCGGTACTTCAACATCATTTGATCTTTGGTAAACTGAGCTGTCTCATtcaattgacaatcataccacatctctttactcTTAGGTCTTAACTTCAAATTTGGTATAAAAACTATTTTTACAATGTGTAGATGATAACTATGAAATGGTTATTGTCTAACAGAAGAtcctttttgtacaattttgccttgtacatgtattgaCTTTATAGCGCACAATTacgaatatacatgtaaaaacgaTTTTTGTCTATCAAGATAAGAAATAACAATATATTGCATAATTGCTTACATTAACATCATTTGTTTCTTTAGTGAACTGAGCTGTCTCATTCCATTGACAATTTTACCACATTCCGCATCTCTTTACTCTTATGTCTTAACTTTAAATTTggtataaaaactattttttgtGCATGTATTATGTATTGGCTGTTGGTTTCATGTGATAATATTTATCGACCTGCTATGCTGCATGGAGTTTGTTGGTGGTGGTTGACATACATTCATTGATTCAATCATTGTACATGTAGACTACTAGTTTTTAAAATCTTCATATGAtattggatggatagttgtctcatttcaaTCATATCCCATATCTCCTTGCTTATTTtactacatatacatgtacatcgtcAATATACACTCAACACCAAGCAGATTTAAAGTATTAAATGAACCTGGCATGTAAtggagtttaaaaaaaaatatgttcaatgatttatttttatgttaaaatatagaaataatccAATTTAATCCAGGTATCACATGATCATCTATCAAGTCACTATCAAAGTTCCCTACACACAAAGCGTAGCTTTCAAGTTTTGGTATAACAGATTAAATGTTAATAATCCAATGAAACATTGTTGGTATATCCTCCATAAATGATATTCAGAGGAACGTTCTGGTTAAAAGTTGCATTCAGTTGTACCGATACACTAGTATTTCTATTTAAAGGCATGCCATATATATGTTAGTCCACACGATTAGTGCATAAATGGCCAACTGCTGTTGGCACACAACTGCTTAGACTTTTTTTGGTGACTTGAATCCTTGTGCCTAGACTTTTCTTCCTAACATTCACCAGTTTGAGTATTTTGGAAAATACTGGAAAAATGTGTAATATAGTTACATGTGGCAATAATAATACAATAGCTTATGgcttaaacaattcaaatatcaaatatgtcCTTAACAATAGCAATACTACCTCAAGATCTCTGCTCGAACaattatatttgcaaaatttatgTTGGATTTCTATGGGTTTATGTAAATTCGGGAATTATTTATACTTGTAGCAATGtttctattgttttaaaataaaatattttgcaatattgtAGGATCAAGAGatgttgcaaaaaaaaatcaaaaataacaataaaaggaataaatgttagatattttggatatatataaaaaaaactacatttttttgtaactgGGCTTGACTGAAGTATACATGTAGTTTAGTGCAGTTCGGCCAAGAAGAGATAAAGCTCATGTAAATTTGTAATGCacaggttttaaaaaattatgacgtcttgTTATTTTAATCATTTGCGTTGACGCCTTTGCAGGAAAACATCTTTCATTGTTTGATTTGAAGTTGTTGCAGGAAAACATTATTTAGCCTAGCAAAATGCCATAATTAACAGGCATAATAATTAATTGGACTTAATTTTGTAATACATGTGATATGTGGTATAAACAGATAGAGAAGAAGGGAGTCCATAATAATAACATCATAATAAGAGGGGGCGCAGTGATTTATAATGAAGACAAAAACAGCACTACCTATGCATCATTAAAGGCATTAAAGTAGATGAGCTGTGTTGGTGTATTATTTTGATGTCAGTAAAAAAGTACATTCATTTGTACACAATGTACTTTCACAATACCATGATACTAGAAAGGTCAGCTGGTAAACAATGGGCTGAACATTTGAAAAGATTACCATCCATGCATTGTCCCTTTCCACATCGGCAAAGGCAACACTATGGAGTTTTCTATGGAACATGACTAGTTAAAATTGATGTAAAACTATTTCGAAACACATGGTTTAACGATTTCATTTCGGTATAAACAGGAAGAAAGTATCAGATTATTATGACAACTGGATTCCCTCCCAATTTAGACCTGGTAATTATAAATAGCGATTCATCTGAGAACCACATTGATTTTTAAAGACAGAAAAGTATCACAATTCCCTTGTTTAGCGGTTTGATCTTTCTTCATTACACTATATCACCAATGTTTTACGTTTGTTAACATGTTTGACCATTACTCTAGGCCAATCAGGAACTTTATTCATTTTTCCTAAGCCACCTCAATTTTCGCTCCAGAACGCCATTTTTGTTGTAATCAACTCAAAGAAACGGAAAAATTAGGAAAACTAATGCATCAATCATTACGACATTTACTCAATACACGAagaaatcatatgtctttcagaaaatataaattttatcacTCATCTCCGTTTTCTGAGGAAGgagtacaaatataaaaaatgatgATAGGACCGCCCAATAGGCGGGGTAGGGTGAGGTCACTTCGGTCAATATGCAAATTCATTCTATGGAGCCGTGTATTCTTACTGCAATCtttaaagtaattaattacacCAGAACCATTTTAAACTtcttatttcaagcataaaattTGATAGCTATGGATTGTAATACTTACATATCGGGTGTCAATTTGTTTAAGTGATGCAAATGTCCGCCATTAATCAAGGCACATTGAGCATTTTCCAGATGCATCACGGGTAATCACACAAAATCTCGCGCTGCATAAGACattttatccccggcttagtatatttcTAGGATTTCGACTGGTTAatgcacgtcgttacaaaacccatagcccctgggtgttgctaacccatatccccggacgttgctaaccattatcccggggaacttagcgcaagttttccttagttccatgattgctccttgtgaaatattgaattctgtagattatccatgacgtttgttatttaattcattaacgattttgtcctattatgccgatcatttacactcatttcattaaatgcatcacttaaCTGCCTCATTTTCAAGGAATGACACTGCTGACCTAGCtaaatgacccacgttgacgtcacaccatctatgacgtaactctcacaacattgcgatccaaatttgactcaatccagtaATTCTGTCTCaagtattaaaaacgtcttatatttgactatctgtagggttctaccaaaggtagtaagtaccctacaccccgtaaaaaatatgtaaaatttccaaatttcaataaaacttttttagatattgaaaaaaaacgttgtttttgctttacactttgtacccgaatttcaataaaactcgcccgattcggactaagatTGGGGAtcaattcgttatctacgttcatatccgtagatatggatattttaacacccttcagtaccctgtacaccctttggctacgcctcatggtgtactggggtacttcagggtgttaaaatatccatatctacggatatgaacgtagataacttataatactACAGTCTATGCAAAGTCcacgagattccaatccttcttactatacaaatccttggaccAATCAGCAAACATGTGATTTAATAATTATACAGAAAATTCATTTTACTAAGCAAATGCAgatttattttgattaatattgaaataaatgaaaatatttacacGCTAGTAAGTATCTATGCTCCAAATAGAACAAGAGAAAGAAATAGGTTTTTTTCAACACAGTTAaagcatatataaataaatatgggTTAGGTCAAAAAATTCTTGGGGGAGATTTTAACGACACCTGGTCAttaattgatacaaaaaataaaactacatgtAAATCTTCCAAAAATTTTGATAAGCCAGTTACAGGTTTAAAAGGGCTTATAAAATCGTGTAAATTAATAGACATTTGgagaagtaaaaataaaaatctaagGCAACTCACCATAATGCAGTATCCTTAAAAATTAATACTTGTAGAGGAAATAAAGGACGTCATGTATATGGAAATCAAACAAACAACAGGAACACATAGGTTCAACATAAACAAACGctacaacaactgccatattcatgacttggtataggacagtTAAAGAAAAAATAGGTGGTTGAACTTCGCGAGTATatgatatgttttaaaatatcgCTAAAATTACAACTTTGCGTTTCAGAAATACATCAAAACCACACTTGAACACTCATCTCAGAAAAGCGCACAAACCAATAATATACTTATAAACACAACATGAAACCACAGAAAAACAACAAATACCTTCAATTAACAACATATACAATAGAACATCACATTCAGTGATGCACTTTAGTAACGAGCAATCAAGATCGAAGTTTATACAACTATTTTCACAATACAAGTTCAAACAATGTTCATGACAATGGTGGTATTGTAAggctatttatgattattttaactACAAACGATAACGCATAACACAATATCTAACTGTAACCATAACagaaacataaaaacataaatttttaatgtacaaaatacCGAGACACGTCGTATATAGCAATGCAAATTCTCACTCGGTATAACAGTCATATTTGGGAATAGGTCACGTTCAGTACTTAGCAGATATTCGACATAACACAATCTTAAACATGGTGGAATGCCATTAGTTAGTtaatagttatcagaggtaccaggattttaaatctatacgccagacgcgcgtttcgtctatataatactcatcagtgacgctcagatcaaaatggttATTAAGACGCATTCATATCATAtatagatcaaccaattcgtgattgTGTCCGTAAAacttacggagtgtcattttcaATATTTCCTCCTCATTGATATGGGAAATTTATAATAGAGAAt carries:
- the LOC139519128 gene encoding uncharacterized protein; the encoded protein is MNIITRFKLLYPQIAADDGKILLEFGLTSLMPGGWNIIVRGQRCMEKLGLCLYVHVLNNVWTKLEHVRYKQMSEYVKVDITLELHQSNFVLLSFLKKIYTLNTSNDLCMDDLYPVFGFYNTHLINISQTVYSKKEIRFNDTTVDPHLFISEDSTTISTCKLPDKGKPPSFWGSVLFCIPIAVCIACIYSFSRTYNEPIRSR